The Erythrobacter sp. HL-111 DNA segment GCCATCCGCACCCTGCGCGAACTCGGCCACCCGGTCGATCGCGTGTGCTGCATCTATCCCGGCGTGCCCTTCATCCGCACCCGGGACATCGCCGATGCGCTGGCGCTGCTGGTCGGGCACGGGGACGAAGGCTATACCTTCCCCGTGACCAGCTTCCCCTCGCCGATCCAGCGCGCGCTCCGGCGCGGCTCGGACGGGGCCTTGACCCCTTTCGATCCGGCCCATGTCGAAACGCGCACGCAGGACCTCGAACCGGCCTATTTCGATGCGGGACAATTCTACTGGGGCGCCGCGGAAACCTGGCTGTCGGGCGCGAATATCCACCTCAACGGGCGCGCGATCGTGCTGCCCGAATGGCGCGTCGTCGATATCGACACGCCGGAGGACTGGACCCGCGCCGAAGCGCTCCACCGCGCCCTGCAGCAGGAGGGTTGAGGGATGCGTGTCGCCATCCGCGTCGATGCCTCGCAGCGCATCGGGACCGGCCACCTGCGCCGCTGCCTCGCGCTCGCCCGCGCGCTGGCGGATTGCGGGGCCGAGGTGCGCTTCGTGACCCGCGCGCTCGGCCTCGACAGCGTCGGCATGATCGGCGCGGCGGGCTTCGCGCGGACGGCCCTGCTCGGCCCGCCGGGACCCGTCTTCGCCCCCGACCCAGCGATCCCCCATGCCGCCTGGGGCGAAGTGCCGCAGCAGCGCGACGTCGAGGAGACGGTCGCGGCGCTGGCGGATTTCACGCCCGCGCTGACCGTGGTCGACAGCTACGCGCTCGATGCGCGCTGGCACGAGGCGGTCGCGGCGCAGCTCGGCTGCCGGATCGCGGCGATCGACGACCTCGCCGACCGCGCGCTTGCCTGCGAGGTGCTGGTCGACCACACCTTCGCGGCCGGTCACCGCGCCAAATACGCCGCCGTGCTCCCCGCCTCCGCACGGCTGCTCGGCGGTCCGCGCTTCGCCCTGCTCGGCCCTGCCTATGCCGCCGCCCCGCGCTACGAGTTCGGGCCCGAGGTGCGATCGATCGGCGTGTTCATGGGCGGGACCGATCCGGACGGGTTTTCCGCGCGCGTGCTCGACGCGCTCGATCTCGCCGGGTTCGCGGGGGAGGTCGAGGTCGTCGCGACCTCGGCCAATCCCGGCCTCGCGGGCCTGCGCGAAAGGGTCGCCGCCCGGCCCCGCACGACGCTTGCGGTTGACCTCCCGGACCTCGCCGCGTTCTTCGCGCGGCACGATCTCCAGATCGGCGCGGGCGGCGGGGCAAGCTGGGAGAGGTGCTGCATCGGGGTGCCGACCCTGCTCGTCGTGATCGCTCCCAACCAGCTCGCCGTCGCGCCCCTGCTGGCCGAGGCGGGGATCGCCGAATTCGCGCCCGACCCGGCGCCCGCGGCGCTCGCGGAAAAGCTCGCCGGGCTGATCGCCGACTCGCCGCGCCGCGCCGCGCTGGCCGAAGCCTCGCGCCGCCTGGTCGACGGACGCGGGGCGGAGCGGGTCGCGCTCGCCCTGCTCGCCCCCACGCTTGCGGTCCGGGAGGCGCGGGCCGAGGATGCGTGCCTCCTGTTCGGCTGGCGCAACGCGCCCGCCAACCGGCGGCGGATGCGCGAACAGGGCGCCATCGCCTGGCCCGACCATGTCGCATGGCTCGACCGGGTTCTGGCCGACGCCGCGCGCCGGCTCTATGTCGGGGAGATCGGGGGACGGCCGGTGGGCGCGATCCGGTTCGACGACCTCGACAAGGACGGCTCTGAAGTCTCGCTCCATCTCGATCCGGCCTTCGCCGGGCTCGGGCTCGGCCCGCACCTCCTTGCCGCGGGGGAAACGGCGGCCGATCCCGACTGCGTCACCGCGGAGGTGCTGGCGGACAACGCCCCCTCGCAGGCGCTGTTCGAACGCGCCGGCTACCGCAGGCTCGGTCCCACCCGGTTCGAGAAACGCCGCCGACCCGCCGCCGGGAGGGCCACGGCATGAGCGCGCCGGAACCCGTCCGGATCGTCCTCGCCACGCATCATCCGCGCAACGACCCGCTCGAAGCGGCGCTGCGCGCGGTTGCGGGCTACGAGGTGCTCCGGGTGCGCGAAAAGGGCGAACTGACCGCCGCGGCGCTGGCGGAATTCGGGGCGCAATGGGTCTTTGCCCCGCACTGGTCGCACATCATTCCCGAAAGCGTGTTCGGTGCCTTCCCCACCGTCATCTTCCACATGACCGACCTGCCCTATGGCCGCGGCGGCAGCCCGCTGCAGAACCTGATCGCGCGCGGACACGGCGAAACCATGCTGACCGCGCTCAGGTGCGAGGCGGGGCTCGACACCGGGCCGGTCTATCTCAAGCGCCCGCTTTCGCTCGCGGGAACGGCGGAGGAGATCCTGCGCCGCGCGAGCGGGCTGATGCTGCCGATGATCCGGGCGATCGTCGACAACGCGCTCGAACCCGTGGCCCAGACGGGCGAGCCGACCGTCTTCGCCCGCCGCACTCCGGCGATGAGCGCGCTCGACGAGGCGCAGGACGCCTACGACCACATTCGGATGCTCGATGCCGAAGGCTATCCCCATGCCTTCGTCGAGACGCGGCGCTACACGATCACCTTCACGAACGCGCGGCGGGCCGGGAACGGAGAGGTCCTCGCCGAAGCGCGCATCAAGCGAAGGACGCCCGAATCATGACGACCCTGGTCATAGCGGCCCATCCCGATGACGAGATTCTCGGCTGCGGGGGTTTCACCGCCAAGCTGTCCGCCGCTGGCGAGACGGTGCATCACCTGATCCTTGCCGAAGGCGCGACCAGCCGCGACGCGGCGCGCGATGCCGCGGGCCGGGGGGAGGAATTGTCCGAACTCGCGCGCTGCGCCCGGGCCGCGGGGGAGATCGTCGGCGCCGCCTCGGTCAGTCTCGAGGCCTTCCCCGACAACCGCATGGACGGCGTCGACCTGCTCGACGTGGTCAAGGTGATCGAGCGGCACATCGCCGAACGCGCCCCGACCCGGGTGCTGACCCACGCCATGAGCGACGTGAACATCGACCACCGCATCGTCCACGATGCCGTGATCGCCGCCACCCGGCCGCAGCCGGGCAATCGCATCCGCGAACTGCTCTTCTTCGAAATCATGTCGAGCAGCGAGTGGCGCCCGCCCGCCTCGCTCGCGCCCTTCGCGCCCGATTACTTCGTCGACATTTCCGCCCGGCTCGACGCGAAACTCGCGGCGCTGCGCGCCTATGCCCCCGAAATGCGCGACTGGCCGCACCCCCGGTCGGTGCGCGCGCTCGACCATCTCGCCCGCCTGCGCGGGGCGAGCATCGGAGTCGAAGCGGCCGAGGCCTTCATGGTCGGGCGGATCTGCGCGTGAAAGGACAGGACATGACCCGGACCCACTTCGCCATCGCCGGTCGCCCGATCGGGCCCGGGCACCGCCCCTACATCATCGCCGAGATGAGCGGGAACCATAACCGCTCGCTCGACCGCGCGCTCGATATCGTCAGCGCCGCGGCCGAAAGCGGTGCGGATGCGGTGAAGCTGCAGACCTACACCGCCGACACGATGACGCTGGACTGCGACACGCCCGATTTCCTGATCGACGACCCGAATTCGCTCTGGAACGGGCGGCGGCTGCACGAACTCTATGTCGAGGCGCACACCCCGTGGGACTGGCACGCACCGATCATGGACCACGCCGCGAAGCTCGGCATCCACTGTTTCTCCACGCCCTTCGATGCGAGCGCGGTCGATTTCCTCGAAGGGCTGGAGGTTCCCGCCTACAAGATCGCCAGCTTCGAGATGACCGACCTGCCGCTGGTCCGACGGGTAGCCGAAACGGGCAAGCCGATGATCCTCTCGACCGGCATGGCGAGCGTGACCGAGATCGGGGCCGCGCTCGACACGTGCCGCGCGGCCGGCAACGAGCAGGTCTGCATCCTGAAATGCACCAGCACCTATCCCGCCACTCCCGAGAACACGAATATCCGCACGATCCCGAACATGGCGGAAACCTTCGGCTGCGCGGTCGGCCTGTCGGACCACACCATGGGCACGGGCGTCGCGGTCGGCGCGGTGGCGCTGGGCGCGGTGCTGGTCGAGAAGCATTTCACGCTGGCGCGCGCGGATGGCGGGGTCGACAGCGCCTTCAGCCTCGAACCGCGCGAACTCGCCGCCCTGCGCGAGGAGACCGAGCGCGCCTGGCTCGCGCTCGGGCAGGTGACCTATGGCGGGACCGATGCCGAGGAAGGCTCGCGCCAGTTCCGCCGCTCGCTCTACGTGGCCGAAGACATGGCGCAAGGCGACGTCTTCACGCCGGAGAACCTGCGTTCGGTCCGGCCCGGCTTCGGGCTCGAGCCGAGGCATCTCGACGTGCTGATGGGCAAGCGGGTGAACCGCGCCCTTGCCAAGGGCACCCCGGTGAGCTGGGACATGATCGCGTGAGCGAGGCGCCGTCCGCGCCGGTTCCCGCCGCGGTCATCGGCTGCGGGCGCATGGGGGCCTTCCCGTCCGACAGGATGCGCGACCACGCGCCGGCGGCCTGGTTTCCGCTTTCCCATGCCGAAGCCATTCGCGCGACGCCCGGCGTGACGCTCGCCGCGCTGTGCGACCGCTCGCCGGAGGCGCTGCGGCGCGCGGCGGATCGCTACGGCGTGGCCGACTGCTTCACCGATCACCGCGATCTGCCGGAAGGCCGGGTCCCGCTCCTCGCCGCCATCGCGACCCGCACGCCGGGCCGGGCCGGGTGCATGATCGATCTTGCCGGGCGGGGGACGCGCGCCTTCCACATCGAAAAGCCGGTCTGCAATTCCATGGCCGAACTGGAGCGGCTGCAGACCCTGTTCGACCGCGGCGATGTCTTCGTCACGCTGGGCGCCCTCAGGAGGCACTTTCCGATCTACCGCGCCGCGCGCGATCACGCGGCGGGCGGCACGCTCGGCACGATGCTCGAAACGCAGGTGGAACTGGGGCGAGGCCAGCTTTTCTGGGCCCATCCGCACTCGGTCGACCTGCTGCTGTTCGCCGCGCAGGGCCGCGCGGTGCGCTCGGTCGGTGCCCGGTTCGACGGGGTCGAACGAAAGGGCGCGCGCATCCTCAACGACCCGGTCGTCGTCGATGCCGTGATCGAGTTCGAGGGCGGGCTGGTCGGACGGATCGGCCGGATGCCCGGCAATGACTGGCGCCTCGGCTGCGAGCGGGGCAAGGTCGAGGTGCTGGGCAACGGCGCCGCCCTGCGCGTCGCGCGGGCCGAGGGCGACGGCTTTCGGCTGCGCGAGAGCGAAGAGGCGATCCCGCCGCCCGGCGAAGCGGGCGGATCGGCCTTCGCCATCCGGATGCTCGTCGCCTGCCTCGCCGGGAACGAGGCGGCCCGCGCCGCCAATGCCGAGCTGAAGCGCGATGTGGCGACCGGTCAGCGCGTCCTTTTCGCGATGGCCCAGTCGCATCTCGAGGGAGGCCGCCCCGTCACCCTTTCGGAAATCGATCCCGACCTCGTCATCGAAGGGCGCACCGGGGAGCTCGTCGCATGACCGGCCCTGCCCGCCACGCGGCAGGCGCGCGGCCGCGCGTGCTGTTCTTCGCCCGGGGCTACCAGGCGAGCCTTTACCCGCAGCTCACCGATCCGCGCTACGAAGCGGTCTTCGCGACCCTCACGCGCGCGGAAGCGGCGCAGCTGCGCGCGGGAGGCACCACGGTCGCGGCCTGTTTCGAGGAAGACTTCGATCGGCTGGAACCGGCAGCCGTGCCCGAAGACTACCTTGCGACCTCCTTCGTCGCGGATCGCTTCCTCGGCCGCTATCCGCATCGCGACCGGCTGGTCATCCTGGGCAAGGAAATCGCGTTCTGGCGCGAATTGTTCGATCGATACGCGCCGGTCGCGGCGGTCAACGAACTCGTCGCGATCGAGATCGCCGAAGTGCTCTGCCTCGAAGCGAGGGCACGCGGCGTCGCCTATCTCGCGCCGATGGTCTCCCCGATCGACGGGCATTTCTACTTCCTCCCCGATCCGCTCTCGCTTTCGGGCCGGCACCTCGATCTGCCGGAACCGGATGCGCGCGCGCGGGAAATGGCGGACCGTTACTTCGAGCAGGTGCAGGCGCCCGATTACCGCCCCGATTACGTCCGCCGCCTGCGCGGGCGGCACCATCCCAGGGCGATCGCGGCGGCAATCGGCAAGGCGGCGCTGTGGCGCTGGCGCGACTGGCGCTCGCGCGACATCACCCGCAGCGGCGCGTTCCGCTACGAAAGCTATTCCGAGGAATTCTCCAAGCGCCTGCAGGTCTTCGCCGCGGGCCTCTTCGCACGCTACGACACGCTCGCCGATCTCGATCCGGCTGCCGAAGCCGTGATGTACCCGCTGCACGTCGAACCGGAAGCGACCCTGAACTACAACAGCGAATTCGTGTCCAACCAGGTCGCGACGATCGAGAACGTGCTCAAATGCCTGACCACCCGCCAGGCCCTCGTCGTCAAGGAACACCCGGCCGACAAGGGAGCGCTGCTGCGGCCCAAGTTCCGCAGGCTTCGCGGGCAGTATTCGAACCTCGTCTTCCTGCCGGCGGAGATTTCCGGGCGCGAGGTGCTGGCACGGTGCGAACGGATCGTGACGCTCACCAGCACGGTCGGCTGGGAGGGCGCCCTGCTGGGCAAGCGCGTCTGCGTCATGGGGGACATCTTCTGGGACAGCGTGCCGGGCATCGTGCGCGTCGAAACCTGGCCGCAGCTGCGCGCGCTGATGCACCGCCCGCTTTCGCACCTCCCGCAGGTCGGGATCGCCGACGCGCGCAGGCTGATCGGCGGAATGGCGGCCATATCCCATCGTGGCCGCCCCCTGCCCCACCCGGACCGCGATACGCGCGGCAATCTTCAGGACCTGTGCGACGCGATCGCGAAGGAAGCGGGGATCGACGCCCGGCAGCCGGTTCCCGCACACTAGCCAGGGCGGCTCGCTTGCGCCAAAGCGCGGACCTTTCAGGGGTCACCGCAAGGCGGGGGGATGCTTTTCTCGACCGGCACATTCTGGCTGTTCTTCCCGGCGGTGCTCGCGCTGCTCGCCGCGAACCGGCTCGTGCTGCGCTCGGTCGCGGGGCAGAACGCCATCCTGCTGGCTGCGAGCTATGTCTTCTACGGCTGGTGGGACTGGCGCTTTCTCGGCCTCATCGCGCTCAGCACGCTGATCGACTATCTCGCGGCGCTCGGCATGGAGCGTGCCGGGGATGGCCCCGCGCGGCGGCGCTGGCTGCACCTGTCGATCCTCGCCAACCTCTCGATCCTCGGCTTCTTCAAGTATTTCGGCTTCTTCTCGGAGGAACTGCGCGCCGCGCTCACCGCCGCGCAGGTCAACGCAGACTGGGGCACGCTCGACATCGTGCTGCCGGTCGGCATCTCCTTCTACACGCTGCAGACGCTGAGCTATTCGATCGACGTCTACAAACGCCGCGCGCCGGCCGAACGCGACCTGCTGCGCTACGCGGTCTACGTCGCCTTCTTCCCGCAGCTCGTCGCCGGTCCGATCGAGCGGGCGCGCGCGCTCATCCCCCAGTTCGCGCGGCTCGCCCCGTGGGGCTGGGAAGCGGCCTATACCGGCGTGCGGCTGGTCATCGCGGGGCTGTTCCTCAAGGTGGTGATCGCCGACAACCTCGCGCCCTATGTCGATGCCATCTGGGCCGATGCCGGCACGCTCGACGGGGGGGCGCTGCTGCTCGGGATGCTCTATTTCGCGATCCAGATCTATGCCGATTTCGCGGGCTATTCCTCGATCGCGATCGGGCTGGCGGCGATCATGGGGTTTCGCCTGTCGACCAATTTCGCAACGCCCTTCCTCGCCAGTTCGATCAGCGCGCTGTGGCGCGGGTGGAACATCACGCTCACCATGTTCTTCCGCGACTATGTCTATGCCGAAATGCGCCCGCAGGCGAAGGGCGCGCCCCGCAGCGAGGCGCGGATCGCCTTCGCCACGATCGCGACCTTCTTCGTCAGCGGGCTGTGGCACGGGGCGAACTGGACCTTCATCGCGTGGGGCACGATCCACGGCGTCCTGCTCGCGGCGGAGCGGCAATGGCGGCGCTTCACCTCGCTCCCCGATACGCGCGCGGTGAAGCTCGCCGGGTGGGCCTATGCCTTCGGGACCTTCTTCCTCCTCGCGCCCTTCTTCCGCAGCCCCGACATCGGCCACGCCCTTGCCATGTATTCGCGGGCCGTCGCCGAGTTCGGCCTGCCCGAAACGCAGCGCTTCGGGCTGGTCTTCGTCGCCCTGTCCTTCGCGGTGGATTTGCTGTGGCGCGGGCAGACCCGGCTCGAACAGGGGCTGCGGCTCGAATGGCTCGGGCGCGCGATGGCGCGCGGCCGGGGGAGGGAAATCGCCGAAACGGTGCTATTTGCGGGCGCCCTGATCCTCGTGCTCGTCAACGCGGCGACAAGGCCGGAGCCCAATGCCTTCATCTACTTCCAGTTCTGAACCGCCCGCGGGGCACCGCGCACGGCGCGGCCTGATCGCGCTGGCGGGCGCGATCGCCGGGTTCTTCGCGCTCGGCATCGCGGCGTGGCAGGCCGTGCCCTTCTCCCCCGTGAGCGAGCAGCGTTACCTCGCCGCGGTCGAGGACCACCTCGCCATGCTCGAAGCGAGCCGGGGCGAGGAAGGGCGGATCGTCCTCGTCGGCGGCTCGGGCACCGCCTTCTCCGTCTCGGCCGAACACCTCGCGCAGGAGCTCGGCCGCCCGGTCTACAACGGCGGGATCCAGGCCAGCATCGGGGTCCGCAACCTGATCGACCTCTACCTCCCCCGGCTGGACCCCGAACGCGATCTGATCGTGCTGCTGGTCGAGCCCGAGCTGCTGGTCGAGGACGAACGCCATTCGCAGACCTGGTGCGACGTCATCTACCTGAGAAAGGACCTCGCGGGACTGGCCGCCCGCCCGCGCTGCCTGCCCAACATCCTCGATCGCACCTGGCAGGAGCTGCGCCACCATGCCTCGGGAAGCCGCGTGACCGATCCGGTCTATCGCCGCTCGGCCTTCAATGCGCGCGGGGACGTGACCGCGCATCTCGCGCTCGACCGGCCCGCGCCGGACCTGTCGGACTACCGTTTCCCCCCGCTCGACAAGGGCGAGATCGAGCGTTTTTCCGCCTATGTCGAGGACGAGCTTGCCGGGCGCGGCTTTGCGTTGGCCTATGTCCCCGCGGCCATCCCCGCGACTGCGTGTGAACGGTCACAAGAACAGGTGCTCGCCTTTCACCGCGCGCTCGGCGCGCTGACGTCGGGCGGGCCGGTGATGAAGGATATCGCCGCCGAAACGGGTGCGTTCTGCCTTGCCCCCGACCTGTTCTTCGATGGAGCAGGGCATCTGGGTGCAGCGGGCCGCGCCCTCCACACCGGCAATGTCGCCGGCCATATCCGCCGCTTCCTCGCCCGCGGGGAGGAGGCCGGACGGGCCGCGCTTGCGCCGGGCGGGTCGAGGTGACAGGGCGAAAGGCGATGCGGGAAGGCGTGGCATGGGCATGGGCAGGGGCATGGGCATGGGCATGGGCATGGGCATGGGCAGGGGCATGGGCATGGGCAGGGGCAGGGGCATGGTGACGGCACGAACGGTCTGGCTGACGGCGCCGGGCGCGCTCGAATGGCGCGAGGAAAGGCTCGCCGGGCCGGAGCCGGGCGAAATCCTGTGCCGGACGCTCGTGACGGCGATCTCGCCGGGGACCGAGCTTGCCGCATGGCGCGGCGACCCGCCGCTCCGGCCCGGCCCGGCCTATCCGCGCCTGCAGGGTTACTGCAACGTGGCGCGCGTGCTCGAATGCGGTGCCGGGGTCGAAGGGCTGGAGCCGGGCGACCGGGTGCTGACGCTGCAATCCCACCGCTCGCACTTCGCCTGCCCGGCCGCCGCCGCCTATGTTAAGCTTGCCGATGCCATGGCCGCGCAGCAGGTCGCGACCGCCTATCTCTTCCATCTCGGCTACAACGCGGTGCTGCGCGGCGGCGTGCGGGCGGGCAGCCGGGTCTGCGTCATCGGGCTGGGCGTGCTGGGCCTGACCTCGACCGCGATGGCGACGCAGGCGGGGGCCGAAGTGTTCGCGGTCTCCGACCAGGCCGAACCGCGCCG contains these protein-coding regions:
- the pseF gene encoding pseudaminic acid cytidylyltransferase → MDVAATIAIIPARGGSKRIPRKNVRPFAGKPMIAHAIEAALACDAIGRVIVSTDDDAIAAIAAGHGAEVPFRRPGELADDITPTVPVIQHAIRTLRELGHPVDRVCCIYPGVPFIRTRDIADALALLVGHGDEGYTFPVTSFPSPIQRALRRGSDGALTPFDPAHVETRTQDLEPAYFDAGQFYWGAAETWLSGANIHLNGRAIVLPEWRVVDIDTPEDWTRAEALHRALQQEG
- the pseG gene encoding UDP-2,4-diacetamido-2,4,6-trideoxy-beta-L-altropyranose hydrolase encodes the protein MRVAIRVDASQRIGTGHLRRCLALARALADCGAEVRFVTRALGLDSVGMIGAAGFARTALLGPPGPVFAPDPAIPHAAWGEVPQQRDVEETVAALADFTPALTVVDSYALDARWHEAVAAQLGCRIAAIDDLADRALACEVLVDHTFAAGHRAKYAAVLPASARLLGGPRFALLGPAYAAAPRYEFGPEVRSIGVFMGGTDPDGFSARVLDALDLAGFAGEVEVVATSANPGLAGLRERVAARPRTTLAVDLPDLAAFFARHDLQIGAGGGASWERCCIGVPTLLVVIAPNQLAVAPLLAEAGIAEFAPDPAPAALAEKLAGLIADSPRRAALAEASRRLVDGRGAERVALALLAPTLAVREARAEDACLLFGWRNAPANRRRMREQGAIAWPDHVAWLDRVLADAARRLYVGEIGGRPVGAIRFDDLDKDGSEVSLHLDPAFAGLGLGPHLLAAGETAADPDCVTAEVLADNAPSQALFERAGYRRLGPTRFEKRRRPAAGRATA
- a CDS encoding MBOAT family protein, translating into MLFSTGTFWLFFPAVLALLAANRLVLRSVAGQNAILLAASYVFYGWWDWRFLGLIALSTLIDYLAALGMERAGDGPARRRWLHLSILANLSILGFFKYFGFFSEELRAALTAAQVNADWGTLDIVLPVGISFYTLQTLSYSIDVYKRRAPAERDLLRYAVYVAFFPQLVAGPIERARALIPQFARLAPWGWEAAYTGVRLVIAGLFLKVVIADNLAPYVDAIWADAGTLDGGALLLGMLYFAIQIYADFAGYSSIAIGLAAIMGFRLSTNFATPFLASSISALWRGWNITLTMFFRDYVYAEMRPQAKGAPRSEARIAFATIATFFVSGLWHGANWTFIAWGTIHGVLLAAERQWRRFTSLPDTRAVKLAGWAYAFGTFFLLAPFFRSPDIGHALAMYSRAVAEFGLPETQRFGLVFVALSFAVDLLWRGQTRLEQGLRLEWLGRAMARGRGREIAETVLFAGALILVLVNAATRPEPNAFIYFQF
- a CDS encoding PIG-L deacetylase family protein, translated to MTTLVIAAHPDDEILGCGGFTAKLSAAGETVHHLILAEGATSRDAARDAAGRGEELSELARCARAAGEIVGAASVSLEAFPDNRMDGVDLLDVVKVIERHIAERAPTRVLTHAMSDVNIDHRIVHDAVIAATRPQPGNRIRELLFFEIMSSSEWRPPASLAPFAPDYFVDISARLDAKLAALRAYAPEMRDWPHPRSVRALDHLARLRGASIGVEAAEAFMVGRICA
- the pseI gene encoding pseudaminic acid synthase, whose product is MTRTHFAIAGRPIGPGHRPYIIAEMSGNHNRSLDRALDIVSAAAESGADAVKLQTYTADTMTLDCDTPDFLIDDPNSLWNGRRLHELYVEAHTPWDWHAPIMDHAAKLGIHCFSTPFDASAVDFLEGLEVPAYKIASFEMTDLPLVRRVAETGKPMILSTGMASVTEIGAALDTCRAAGNEQVCILKCTSTYPATPENTNIRTIPNMAETFGCAVGLSDHTMGTGVAVGAVALGAVLVEKHFTLARADGGVDSAFSLEPRELAALREETERAWLALGQVTYGGTDAEEGSRQFRRSLYVAEDMAQGDVFTPENLRSVRPGFGLEPRHLDVLMGKRVNRALAKGTPVSWDMIA
- a CDS encoding methionyl-tRNA formyltransferase — translated: MSAPEPVRIVLATHHPRNDPLEAALRAVAGYEVLRVREKGELTAAALAEFGAQWVFAPHWSHIIPESVFGAFPTVIFHMTDLPYGRGGSPLQNLIARGHGETMLTALRCEAGLDTGPVYLKRPLSLAGTAEEILRRASGLMLPMIRAIVDNALEPVAQTGEPTVFARRTPAMSALDEAQDAYDHIRMLDAEGYPHAFVETRRYTITFTNARRAGNGEVLAEARIKRRTPES
- a CDS encoding zinc-binding alcohol dehydrogenase, encoding MGMGRGMGMGMGMGMGRGMGMGRGRGMVTARTVWLTAPGALEWREERLAGPEPGEILCRTLVTAISPGTELAAWRGDPPLRPGPAYPRLQGYCNVARVLECGAGVEGLEPGDRVLTLQSHRSHFACPAAAAYVKLADAMAAQQVATAYLFHLGYNAVLRGGVRAGSRVCVIGLGVLGLTSTAMATQAGAEVFAVSDQAEPRRIAERDYGARAAHARARADALRAAMGDGSGADVVILTTNGWDDFRLALEIAGRNAVIACLGFPGRTRPPGDFNPLGAEHFYDKQLRIEAVGMSPLENDARGFTRFNLRDNLAHIARAIGRGHPDARAIVSGIRPAGEIERAYRDLEARRDGAITYLLDWTA
- a CDS encoding Gfo/Idh/MocA family protein, yielding MSEAPSAPVPAAVIGCGRMGAFPSDRMRDHAPAAWFPLSHAEAIRATPGVTLAALCDRSPEALRRAADRYGVADCFTDHRDLPEGRVPLLAAIATRTPGRAGCMIDLAGRGTRAFHIEKPVCNSMAELERLQTLFDRGDVFVTLGALRRHFPIYRAARDHAAGGTLGTMLETQVELGRGQLFWAHPHSVDLLLFAAQGRAVRSVGARFDGVERKGARILNDPVVVDAVIEFEGGLVGRIGRMPGNDWRLGCERGKVEVLGNGAALRVARAEGDGFRLRESEEAIPPPGEAGGSAFAIRMLVACLAGNEAARAANAELKRDVATGQRVLFAMAQSHLEGGRPVTLSEIDPDLVIEGRTGELVA